TGCCACCCCTGTGGCCGCGGCCGCGACGACGCCGGTCCCCGACAGGTCTCGGGAACACGTCCGACTGGGTCTCCCAGCACGGCGCCCGGGCCGCGTCCGGCGGCGGCACAATTCCCAGCGGCAGGCAGCTGCCGTACGGTATGTACCCCTCTTCGGCGTGCGGCGTCTGCACGTACAGCCACTGCTCGTTCTTGAACACCGCGTTCACCACCATGCCCAGTGGTAGCGCCACCTCCGTCTGGTAGTGGTCGTCAAGCTGCGTCTGGTACAGCAGACATCCCGTGCACAGCACCATCGGTATGTTGCCCGGCCGACCGATCGACGACTGTGTAAAGACATCGtaacaattattaacaatgattaaataatatattaaatattagtacaataatttGAGTACAGACGCATAATGGTATTCGGATATGCCCACCCAACCTCCCCGAAACTTCAACCCAGATGATTATTCTGAGTCACCAGACGTCTCGCATAAGTCGCGGCCCTGAGGCCCCGCACTAGAAACGAAAATTCTTACCAGGcaaatgtaaattgtttttatttatttttagttttgactaagtatattatataaagcgtattattatattagttgacactataataataatatgtaatatgtaggtattgatTGACTCGCTCCTTTTCTTGAATATGTTTGAATAAGCTAAGCTATATAGATAATTAATCAGTACGCCGAGAACGgtatggaataatattattgatttacaaCTACGGTTAAAATGAAACATCCAAATTTAAGCGGTTAATAATTTTGATCTACATTTAAGATATtcgagttaaaattttaaactgcagattgaaattcaaatattcatgtatgtgttaaatatgTTGAATTATTTACAAGCTGTAAGTTATTGTTGGTATGCAATCTATTCAATCTCATTTGGATACacaaaaaaattctattattatgatacgaTATATTCATCTgtccattattatttacatttgttgGGTAATTATAGGTTaatttgaaacataataatattttgcatgtaacaatattacagtaaagtttgtttatttcaatttatgaaTACTAATTGTACTAGGTATGTTgttataaatgttgtatttattaGAAGGGAGAAAGTCCAACTCGCCGTGGATCTAGTAAACAttctaaataatgattttaggaATCACACCAGTCGTAAATCCGTTTCGTGtcgaataattcaaaaacaaatcgtTTTAACCTAATAACCTATCTTGATGAAACTGTTACAATAATAAGAATACTATATgacttattaaaattttaaataatcaagtcTAAATGACGTGAAAATATTACTTAGGTACATGTATTTTATGGATTTAAAACTTATGAACAACTAAACTTGTTTTTGtaattgaatactttttaaggCATATTACAGTCTAGTCCGCTTtagaaatactattttttttaaccatgtgCCTTACGTCGTCGATCGTTCGGTCTAATCGTTTTTTCTCGAACGCTAACGACtatctaaatactaaatatgaaATAAGATGAATACCTACTCAAACGTAATATGCAATTAACCGTCATCccataaacaaaacaaaaatacctcaaataattaatttcatcgCGAATCTTTGACGATGTgaagcattaaaaatatatatctccTGGAGTCAagctgcataataatataatatattcaatattaatattttgaacgtGCACCGTACTGCGTAAGtagatattaaaaactaattagaaACGATTGATGAAACTCGACGAATGATTAGACAAGTTACATAGGTATCAGCTATCGGCTATCGTAATTTGGAAACAGGTGGGAACCGTCGAACGTCGAATACagaacataattaaattaaaactaaagtaTACTCGTTGTTAGTCAACAGGTATTGACGAAATACCTGAGAGTTAAGAGGacctcaatataatatattgcaattcGAAATAACCTATgacgtataaactataaagacaaaacacaaaaatacaaCAAGTTTTCTGTAAAACCAATTGATTATATACCCTTATGGCTtacctattgttttaatattttataaagatcGACATAACAATATAAGAGAAACGCGAAGTGAATAACGATTGGCGAAGATAAATGACGTAAGTATATTTTTGTTGCCATAGTTGTAAAGTGTGGAcaattgtcaatatatataggtaagttgGCCAATACAGaagtgaatatatttattaagatttaaggTAAAACGCCAAATTTTCAACAGactcaaaaaaattaagttttaacaactaaaactaattaagtataacaaaaagaaacgtcataaaataataatttttgaggtaaaaagtttttaaaaagtaagtaattataacattttatttaagacaagtgacattttataatagtaattgcATGTCAGACTAAtccataaatttaatataaattaggtataaacaTGCCGTGACCGTATGGTAAAACCTAATATACATTGtaaacctatacctactataatacaggtaatagcattgattattatacatgtacgaGTATAACCAATGGTAATAGCggtattgaaaatttataaacatttcaatatGTCCCTTTTctacaaattaatatagatGCTTATCAAATCGTTTATTCTCGATAATGCATTCCTATTTTCCGAGGGcctatagatttaattttttctaacttGAAAGATAGGACGTTGttctaataacaaaaatgtagtataattaggtattattaattttattatattgtgtccaGAATTTAGTATTGCACATTCTCGCAGATGTCTCCCGAACGCGTGGGACTCATTCAACTGATGCACGTATAATATAGTTgagatacaatataaatacaataatatagtcaagacaatattataatattatgtgataaattgTTATCTTAGGACTTTTTACTTTTGAGAGGAAATCGTCCAAATCAGATATTCCGTAGCCGTACGTCTGTTCGGGCTTGCCGTAGTCCAATATGTTTGAGTGCACGTGGTTTCTTCTTTTTCTCTGAACATGGTTGTTGTGCCTTCTTCCTCGATACTCGGACGATGTCGAACCACCGTACGATTTCCTGACAAGTAgcgtataacataattattattataatattatgttattaaagtaataaagtaTCATAGTTTTCATCTTAAAAACCTACTGACGAATACTTCGAAACACCAAACAcgttgatgtatataatatattagactataatattatattatttagtcacCGCACgttcatagtaaataataacatagaaTAGTATCAAAATGCGCAATGCAGTGGCATCAGTTGGTGGGAGGGAATATAGAGGAAATTTgcctgtctgattttaaaagcacaGCGATTGGGTGGTTGTTGGtaaaaacatgaatatttttataattttgaggaaacataataattgtgtaggtactgtgaaattattattacaatattaactaatataaatatacatggtATTTTGTTGGATGCAGAGTGTTACAGAAAGATctggtaaattaaatataaaaatgtatgctaGTTAAgcttaagaaaaatttattaaaattatatagaatatggATGATAGGTATctgaaaagaatattttaaaaaatgttattacgtttcgaataaaaatttattccaaaaaaaattttaatttttagaaaaataaaaaataaataaatttcttgaATTAAATAAGCGTTATTACCATCAACATtattcgaaaaattatatttacaaatttgcgAGCGGAAAGACgcatacgtattatatttatattcgtaTTCCATTTGCATTTGTATGCGGGCATGTAAgtacaacataaataataatataatcccatatattattttttaaattacttttttgatttttgcatTACGGTAGTGCCCGTTTCAaatgacataaaaaaatttctaaaaacataactgaaaacaaccattttaaaattcatCCGTGATTTCTTAATAACCGCCGTGCCATGagggtatttaatattttataaactaagtTATACTGTATTGTGATAACATATTTGAAAAACTCACGTTTCATGAGGCTTCTGGTCGGTTTCTTGTTGACAAAGATCTCTTCTGTGCAACACCCATGTCAGTGTATCGTCGTTTTTTTTTGGCCAGCGATGAACTTCGAAGTCCCATCAGTTTCGTTTCCCATCGGGTGCCTTCTTTAATTCTAAAACTCCTGTAATATttggtacttataatatggATACCGCGTGAATAAACGTACTACAGCATACAAATGTACTGCACATTATAATGCATTAGCATTACTTAGttgtattttaacattataatatcgagTTCCTGAGCTTTTAGAATAATcgagagaaaaaaatattgacactTGTAGCGTTTCGAGTTTTTAAAAGACTAATAAAGTCGTCgttttaaataagaatataatgcctgttattaatgtaaaaatttaaaactaaattccAAATCTTATATGTTCGTTCGATGCTGGACCTGGGTTTCGattgatttaaaacaaaatatgcagATTGTTgctgggtatattattatatatattataatgtttatcttCCGCTGTTTCAGGAATTATTCgtggtaatattatagtgtggaataatatttatatatctacaaaATCTAAAAAGCGCACCACTTCCGGGTTTCGATTTCGAGCGCAAGTCGAGCGTTGTTCGAAACACACTAAATACTTAATCGCCGCCGCGGTTGTTTAATAAATCCGGGAAAACCCGGGAACGTATCGCgtaagaaataaaacaaaaccttACCCGACACATCCCACGCCGACGGAGATCCAAATGCCTTTACTGATGACGGACTCGGCGTGCGGCAACCGGCGGATGAGGAGATAGTCTGCACCGGCACGTCACCGGCGTAATATATGGTATAGCtggtattataatgaaaaagaaCGTATTGGACGTACCGAGTTTCCTCGTTTGCGTTCGACTCGGACGTCGGCGGTGTCCGACGGTATTGCACGCGCgaccgtaatattattatcatcatcatgataattattattattatataatataacatattataatacgtatacgcACATATgcatgcatacatattatacatgtggataatatatattttttttaatgcataaaaaATACGCCGTTTCCATCGTCGTTGTGTGTTATCGATGCGGCTTTAATTGTTTGGGGGCGTCTTTGGTCAGGCGCTCgtgcacacacgcacacacgcgcacacagaAACGCGTGCGCGGGCCCGACGACGACGTCGAGTTCCCCGTACGGACCGGCCGGCGAAGAGGCGTGACTTGACCCAAGCTCCGCAGCGTGCCCGGCCCGGGCCGACCGTGGGAACGTGTTATAGATGACCCGAGTGCACCGCCGCCGTCctctcgcacacacacacactcacacacatgcacgcacacacacacacacacacacgcacacacacacacacacacacacacactatattatacgtgatgtgtattatgctatattgtacacgatcattttttttttttaaacgtaagACAATCATAATTTCGaaaactattaacattttttatcattattatttttaaaaaatcttactCTTTTGAACGAcaacatacatatttattatcatgGAATATTTGTTCTGAGTGTTtcgctgtataatattataaagatcgAATTTCGAACTAGAACACCtagttcattttttataacttatacaagtACTTATATGTTTTAAGTCTAGACGAGTAGAGTAGTGAACCATCGTTTTGCGGGATACAGCTGTGCGGCCGTTACAGTCctcgtattataataactataaataaatattagttattagttataacggATAAGTTAACTATTCATTCGAAATTCGattttagtataggtacatcTAAATACTCCAATTAATATTCTGCTCCGGACtacgaaattaaaaacgtatgttatgtttttatcctacaaaaaagtaaaacaatctaaaataataacgataaaaatagtaaaaatatcaggttttttaaaaatagttttgtcataaaattataatattatgtaaaaaaattattttaaaaaacgtatagTTTTTGAAAGTATGAGAGTTCTTTATTAAAAGAATCatcctacatattatatatatttccaacTCTGTGATGCGTTCTCCTCCTCATCTTACTTAAATAGGCGTTTGTTAattagtactatattattataaacagcgACTCATTACAAAAACGAAATAACAAATCAGACGAGGGGATACGAGATCGGGTGGTTTTCGACGTGTATGAGACGGgccataatatattaggtagatATGCTCTTGATCAACCGCATACCATGATATACGAGCTATAATATAGCTCTTTGCGGTACACACTGAAGTGTACCTGAGTACCTGGCCGATCAACCAATCAAGTATCGTTTATTTTCATTCCACCGAACACGGtccatgtgtataataatatggagtaaaacacattttaaaagttgaactACCCGAAAACGCTATAACGAAAAAACAGCCTCCCGGCGATGGAAGATCGGGCCGCGAAGTACGacggaaaaaaattaaaccccaatcataatatattatgctcgtATTCAGCGTGATCTCGAACAAACGACCCAGTCGGTGTTTGCAGCGAAAAACTCGCGAGACAatgccaatattatattattaggtagtataattattatattatacacaatacactgtattataatatacacaatatattatattaatactctGCGCGACtgtgtatattacaataatcgcCACGGCTGCACGAAAAACGTGCCGgacgtttataattataaagtaccTCCAATTCGCATCGTTTGTGATAACGGTTGGAAGACTCAGCCCCGCCCGCGCATTCGGTGTTGCGAACCGTGTCTACGTGTATACTTAAGAAGATGCTATACACACGCAATCGTTAATTTTGTTGTTCCTGtcttgcacacacacacacacacgccgaGCACATATTTAGGGTGCTGTATGGAAAAATCGCCCAGGGAAGCGGATTTTTACGGAcatcacttttttttataataaatgtaattattattacgatgctatttaattttctaatcgttagaaatattaatttttattgtaataaaaatctattgaaCTAAATTTTCTcgcatttttttctttgttgaATTTGTGTCATCGATATcactaactaatataatataaatataatatgatcaatgtgttaaagtataaaacaaaaaaaccccATAAGAttatgcactataatatacaaaacgctatattactcatattatattatttgaggtgcgctgatatacataatataacatagttcTATTGATTAAATGAAATACTACTAAAATGtcaaattgcataaaaaaattgattaatttaatggttaGCTAAAATTTCACTGATAAATCATGGGCCACTAATTCATGTTTAACGCACCATAATAGCTAttgattcatttaattttttgtggcTGTTTATACTGCAAGTATACAACCTAGCCTCAGCGATCATAATCAAAGCTACGTAGGCTAGGTTAGTATGTGAGTTATTACTTACGTTAAgtctttaattttttgaaaaaacgatctccatatacatatattatttaaatgatctGGAACTCACTTGTGTCAACCAGAATAAGGATCTAGGTATACTTTTCGACAAGACAGTCTTtcttttaatacctatactcaTTGCACTGCACATGTGCAAAGCAAAGCTTCATCCATTATGTTAGGTTGTATAACACGGAACTGCAATAACTTCAAAAATCTAATTGTGTTAATCACTATATACTTGGCatacataggcgtgcgcagacttaaATGTCTGGTCGAGCCTaggcaattattataattataaataactataatagttactTAATATTTAGACAGCgcccctaattttttttaacacatcaaCATACTACATACATGTTGatgtatttatctattaatatctatagtactatagttattgtatatttgtataaatgtttaatgtttttgttaaattaataaaattatgtatctatatctATAGTGCAGTTgtacacacaaatatttttgattttattatactttcacgacaaataaaatttccatGATCTCCAGTTTCCtacaaagctgggcaagttaaccaatttttttaactagttaaagttaagttatcctaaaataaaaaataactaagctaagttaaaattagttttaaaaagttactgaatttgagtaactaagttaagttacaaattttcatgaaaatacctttaacttactcataaaagtttttttttatctcatcgtAGGAAACTAACTAACTAGTTTTGGTATAAAGTAAAACAAACGCTCAAATGATAACATTGACACACTACTACATAagctgatattatataatatagagacttaaattgataataattaattcttatatattattttatttatataccaatataatattataggaatgtAGAGTGTAGTTTGTAGAAAACACGACGTAAGTATCACCGTATCAGAAATTATTAACTAGGTCCGTTctggaaattgtattattacctaATGTACACAGTACACTATAGtaacaatgtaaaatacatCTTAACCGTTGTCatttaatagaaaatttaaacttcctagttatatttcaaataagtaataaataaataataataatcactattcactataatacgaataattagtaataactatatgtctatattatagtatattatagtaaatagttataaatataataatatacatacctacaatcGTCGGTAGATATACTTCCGTCCTGGCGGTTCTCAGAAATatcaatgcaaataatatacagttcataaatcataataacattttacaaataactttaattttaacaaaataactaagttaagttacaattatttataaaaagaaataacttagttactaactaaattattttctacattcttttttttttttaactagttaagttaaaagttatcaaaaaaagtaactttttaactagATACTGCCCAGCTTTGAGTCtccacaaacatattattattataatacaagcattataaataaaatataaacgcacATTTTACCATGCCCCAAAAAAGTTTTAGGTCGAGCCTGGGCTTGACCGGATCGTGCCGTGACCACGCCTATAATATGTTggcttatataggtacgttcaaTATTCTTGATTATAATTCCATTGTTATTAGTTTGCAGGTCACCAAGTATAGTAAGTTCAAAACAAGCTATAGCTTCTATATATAGAATCAATACAAAGCCGATTTTTGAGAACAGTATCGTTAAATCGTGTAGATGTAATGTTATACATACCATGGCCGTAGCGGGAACAAATTTTCGGGAGGGGTTTAAACCCaaatcgtatatttttataaatttataatataaaaaaaaattaacttaaataaaatgtacctatatgtaatataaaataaataataatacatttaaataaagatttttatgCATCATACATgtgataaatgtatacaattttaaactaaatatttttatagtataaagtCCAACAGTCCAGCAAATTCTAAtagtacagtttttaaaaaaaacaagaaaactaacattaattttaaagaaataatataaattgtaggtattttagATGATGAGCCGAGCGATGAGTATTTtgatgttacaataataatatgtgatttttatttttttagttttgtgtctGAACGACAcgttttaattagaaaaaatgaTCTGATTGACAACATTGATGGAGGTTTCTGGTATAAAATTTGATCTACATGTACCCACTTTTGAGaggtaaatattgaaatatctcagtattttttgaaatattcgagtaaatcaagaaaaatacgaacataataacaataagttaaaattttaatatattaagtaaaattggTTACCTCAGAATTTGGTCAAAACTGAgaaattttccaaattatttttaatattcgtaCAATCATATTTAAgatgtaaaatttaatacaatattccttaTAGCTAGCCGTTATTACTGtccttaatttaaaaaaaagttcagtgtgatttcacaaataaatattttcaataaaatgtaaaaaaaaaattattattattatataaataactaaatcaacttactgtaataaataaataattgtaagtgTCATGTCAAAAAAACatacctaccataataataattaattgacgACCTTCgcttagaattgtttttcttaaaatcaGTGGTTAatcattgaatatttgaatgcaATAATGCATTAAACACGTATATATTACAGAGTAGAGTTACTCAATCGAGGTGTACACTCGATACCTATACTACTGTTGTACAACAGTGCGGGTTACAGTCTAACAGTACAAATCCACGGACAGCTTTATTATACATCGTTCTGTTTTTGAAATCACAGTGTTTTTGGTATTTTCGATGTACtatgttgtaaattttttttgttcattcatcaaaatcttaagaatttaataatatcaaataaaaaccaaatgaattacataacaataataacgtttattagtgtaaatactaaatgtacATAAGATTACGACAATATagccatatattttatatattataagtatcatatttttacataaacaattattttggttCAGGGCTAGAATTCTGACCACAGTAACTTCGGCTTATTTTAAGCGATTAAAAGGAGTTAAGTAACCGTTGCTGCAGATCGTCGACTAAATACTAAATGCACACAGAATTGCggcaatatattatgcacatttaaAAGCCACTGCCCAAACACCTAAAACTGCACCAAAACGTATAATCTATACTTGACTATCTATGTCGGGAACACCGCAACAAAACATTCGCCGGACGAATCTCTTCGCCCGACTCTACAGTGTGCGACGTCTGGGTCGGACCATGGTTACTGCCGTGTCCGTTGCTGCAGCATCTCCACATTCGCCTCGGGTAACCATATCCTGTAAGCCACCGGTCGTCTCGTGGTCCAGCGGATTTGTCGAGCCATATTTTTCGGCTAGGTATCACCGATTAACTGCGTTTCAGTGTTCGGTATCGAACTTAACTGCTGGACGACGGAATCGACCGGCTGAAC
The Metopolophium dirhodum isolate CAU chromosome 7, ASM1992520v1, whole genome shotgun sequence DNA segment above includes these coding regions:
- the LOC132949422 gene encoding LOW QUALITY PROTEIN: uncharacterized protein LOC132949422 (The sequence of the model RefSeq protein was modified relative to this genomic sequence to represent the inferred CDS: deleted 1 base in 1 codon), whose translation is MGLRSSSLAKKNDDTLTWVLHRRDLCQQETDQKPHETKSYGGSTSSEYRGRRHNNHVQRKRRNHVHSNILDYGKPEQTYGYGISDLDDFLSKSSIGRPGNIPMVLCTGCLLYQTQLDDHYQTEVALPLGMVVNAVFKNEQWLYVQTPHAEEGYIPYGSCLPLGIVPPPDAARAPCWETQSDVFPRPVGDRRRRGRGHRGGSVGGFGSGVGGGGGGGGADDYDEDDDDDDRDVATLLFRRRHCGRGQSSPPPPLRRPTAATRSVTGYGYL